One part of the Candidatus Neomarinimicrobiota bacterium genome encodes these proteins:
- a CDS encoding succinate dehydrogenase iron-sulfur subunit encodes MADSKIFKIFRFNPQTDKKHRFDTFKVPCRPGMTVLQALNYIQENLDGSLAYRSSCREGICGSCAMHINGKYRLACETQVSHLGSSITIRPMAHMDIIRDLVVDMTPFFEKLKAIKPYLIPGDPDEGAERIQTQDERAYLDYIVDCILCGACYASCAVNGYDDEYLGPAALAKANRFLMDSRDKADEQRLALVCDEHGVFRCHTLFNCQTVCPKNVDPTANIANLKRQIIARQLNPKFSKKGI; translated from the coding sequence ATGGCTGATTCAAAGATATTTAAAATATTTCGTTTTAACCCGCAAACGGACAAAAAACACCGTTTTGATACATTTAAAGTCCCCTGCCGCCCGGGTATGACGGTTCTGCAGGCTTTGAACTATATTCAGGAGAATCTGGACGGTTCCCTGGCTTACCGTTCATCCTGCCGGGAAGGTATCTGTGGATCCTGTGCCATGCATATCAACGGGAAATACCGCCTGGCCTGTGAAACACAGGTGAGCCATTTAGGTTCTTCCATAACGATTCGTCCCATGGCGCACATGGACATCATTCGGGATCTGGTTGTGGATATGACACCTTTTTTTGAAAAGCTCAAGGCCATAAAACCCTATTTGATCCCCGGAGATCCCGATGAGGGGGCGGAACGGATTCAGACACAGGATGAACGCGCTTATCTTGATTATATAGTAGATTGCATTCTCTGCGGTGCCTGTTATGCCTCCTGTGCCGTCAATGGGTATGATGATGAATATCTCGGGCCGGCAGCTCTGGCCAAGGCAAACCGTTTTTTAATGGATTCACGGGATAAGGCCGATGAACAACGGCTGGCACTGGTTTGCGATGAACACGGTGTTTTTCGCTGCCATACTCTTTTTAACTGTCAGACGGTGTGTCCTAAAAATGTGGACCCCACGGCGAATATTGCCAATCTCAAACGGCAGATTATTGCCCGGCAACTCAATCCAAAGTTTTCCAAAAAAGGGATCTAA
- a CDS encoding FAD-dependent oxidoreductase, translating to MITSDVIVVGAGLAGLRAALELNRHNVKVAVVTKVHPVRSHSVAAQGGINAALSNHPRGKFDSPELHAFDTIKGSDYLADQKAVLKMTTEGIERIYELEHWGAPFSRTEDGRIAQRPFGGAGFPRTCYATDKTGHVLLHTLYEQALKFEAASERADMQIFDEWFVTRLIVHNGTAKGVIALNINTGEFEIFAGQAVIWATGGSGRVFGRTSNAYINTGWGMCVPFYEGVPLKDMEFIQFHPTELYTNNVLITEGARGEGGFLLNNKKERFLANYEDSAKAMEMAPRDIVARNMQREILAGRGVEGKYIHLDLRHLGKKKILERLPGIRMHAIHFAGVDPIDEPIPVAPGQHYTMGGLDVNLNTESKIKGFFAAGECACVSVHGSNRLGGNSLLETVVFGKIAGEYASAYFKDGGGEDVPVSFLNQILREEEDKIEQLLKSKGKEKHSAIKHELGEAMDSGAGIFREARTMNASLEKVKELKERYRHIGLNSSGRIANFDLLWALQLKGSLDLAEVILRGAINRQESRGAQFRTDYPMRDDKNWMKHTIASWKDGTVHLGYSSVDLSLYKAKKRHY from the coding sequence ATGATTACATCTGATGTTATTGTGGTTGGAGCCGGATTGGCAGGATTACGGGCGGCTTTAGAATTGAATCGTCATAACGTGAAAGTTGCCGTGGTGACGAAAGTCCACCCGGTTCGCTCCCATAGTGTGGCAGCCCAGGGAGGAATCAACGCCGCTTTGAGCAATCATCCCCGCGGAAAGTTTGACAGCCCCGAGCTCCATGCTTTCGACACAATCAAAGGCAGTGATTATCTGGCCGATCAGAAAGCCGTATTGAAAATGACCACTGAGGGTATTGAACGGATATACGAGCTGGAACACTGGGGGGCACCTTTCAGCCGTACGGAAGACGGGCGTATCGCTCAAAGACCTTTTGGAGGAGCTGGTTTTCCCCGGACCTGTTATGCAACGGATAAAACCGGGCACGTGCTTCTTCATACCCTTTATGAACAGGCATTGAAGTTTGAAGCCGCCAGTGAACGGGCGGATATGCAGATTTTTGATGAGTGGTTTGTTACCCGTTTGATTGTGCATAACGGCACGGCAAAGGGTGTGATTGCCCTGAATATTAATACCGGTGAATTTGAAATATTTGCCGGTCAGGCCGTGATCTGGGCTACAGGTGGATCTGGACGCGTCTTCGGTCGGACCAGCAATGCTTACATCAATACAGGCTGGGGAATGTGTGTCCCCTTTTATGAGGGTGTTCCCCTTAAAGATATGGAATTTATTCAATTTCATCCCACTGAACTCTACACCAATAATGTACTTATAACCGAAGGCGCCAGGGGAGAGGGAGGCTTTCTCCTGAACAACAAGAAAGAACGTTTTCTGGCGAACTACGAGGATTCGGCAAAGGCCATGGAAATGGCACCCAGGGATATTGTTGCCCGGAATATGCAGCGTGAAATTCTGGCAGGCCGGGGTGTTGAAGGGAAATATATTCACCTGGATCTCCGGCACCTGGGGAAAAAGAAAATTCTCGAAAGGCTTCCGGGTATTCGTATGCATGCCATCCATTTTGCCGGCGTGGATCCTATTGACGAACCCATTCCCGTCGCACCGGGACAGCATTATACCATGGGCGGGCTGGATGTAAATCTCAACACCGAATCGAAAATCAAGGGATTTTTTGCTGCAGGTGAATGCGCATGTGTCAGTGTGCATGGATCAAACCGCCTGGGAGGAAATTCACTCCTGGAAACAGTCGTTTTCGGGAAAATTGCCGGCGAGTATGCTTCCGCTTATTTCAAAGACGGGGGCGGAGAGGATGTCCCGGTAAGTTTCCTGAATCAAATTCTCAGGGAAGAAGAAGATAAAATAGAACAGCTTCTTAAATCCAAAGGAAAAGAAAAACATTCCGCCATCAAGCATGAACTGGGCGAAGCAATGGATTCCGGCGCCGGCATTTTCCGGGAAGCCCGGACGATGAACGCTTCATTGGAAAAAGTAAAAGAACTCAAGGAAAGATATCGGCATATCGGTTTGAACAGCAGCGGACGGATTGCCAACTTTGATTTGTTATGGGCACTACAGCTTAAAGGAAGCCTGGATCTGGCAGAAGTGATTCTCCGTGGCGCTATCAACCGTCAGGAAAGCCGCGGTGCACAGTTCCGGACCGACTATCCCATGCGGGATGATAAAAATTGGATGAAACATACCATTGCAAGCTGGAAAGACGGGACGGTGCACCTTGGTTATTCCTCTGTGGACTTATCCCTGTATAAAGCAAAAAAACGTCATTATTAG
- the sdhC gene encoding succinate dehydrogenase, cytochrome b556 subunit, with translation MPNRKPGFLKEWILNFNWGMLAFVFHRITGLALVLYIILHIYSVGHSLEGGDSFNQMMEGYNTPVGHVLEYFLLLAVLWHMFNGIRITVTDFLRFSHKQKVLILWVFIFSGAIALASLFRFIPELKVLFGGS, from the coding sequence ATGCCCAACCGGAAACCGGGTTTTCTGAAAGAGTGGATACTGAATTTCAATTGGGGCATGCTTGCCTTTGTCTTCCATCGGATTACGGGTCTGGCCTTGGTCCTTTATATTATTTTACACATCTACAGTGTGGGGCATTCCCTGGAAGGCGGTGATTCCTTTAACCAAATGATGGAAGGATATAATACACCAGTCGGGCATGTACTGGAATACTTTCTGCTTCTGGCCGTTTTATGGCACATGTTCAACGGGATCCGTATTACAGTTACAGATTTTCTTCGTTTTTCCCATAAACAAAAAGTGTTAATTCTCTGGGTGTTTATATTTAGCGGTGCGATTGCACTGGCTTCCCTTTTTCGTTTTATTCCCGAATTGAAAGTCCTGTTTGGAGGAAGCTGA